atatgaaaatattaatctTTTGCAAAGAGTCTTCATATTTTGTGAGTTGGTATGTTACTGTTACCTGCACCTTTGACATCAAGTTCAAATAAATGAAGAGGGGAATATATTTTAATGTACTTAAATAGTTCTTCATACTCTTTTTTAGACATTATGGTGGATCATGCTCACTTCAGAATAGGCTATCTGCAGCTGTGCTTCAGAAAAATGAAGGATATGGCTACTTATCCAAGGtaactatgaaaatttttacatcttatttttgAATGAAGGATGACATAGTGTTTGAATACgatttcttcattttcttcattttctttccttttctatTTCTTTCTTCTTCTTCATCTTTTCAGAAAAGCCTGTTCAGACCATAACTTTATTAATCTGATGTAGCATATAATGAATTTAAAGTATGTGGGTATATTACTTGTCTCAAGTTCAAGGATTGGTAACTAAGACCTTGACCTAAAGTTCATGAAAATTAAATTTCTAGTACTCCCTGTATGTCCACTCCATGACTTTTCGTCCGTCTGACCATACTCTCATCCTCTTTCCTTACCTCACTCTAACTGAAGTTTTAACTGAAGTTTGCCTAATCAGGGAAAGTGAGTCACTTAATGTTCTAGAGTCATGCCCCTTTATAACTTGGAAAAATGCAAATTGTTTTGTTTCCTTACTCTAACATTAGTTTGACTTTATATAACTGATACATATAAGAATCACAACACTCAGACAGAGTTCAAATTTGTGTTGTAACTCATTTGTTAATCTATAGTTCTGTCCCTTTTTAACTTGGAAAATTGCAAAGCTACAGCGGAGGCATTTATGACATCTTACACATtctcccttcataaattttatctttttgaaaCCATGTTACATGTTGCATCCAATGTTTATATACAAGGAGATTACTGTATACGTAACAGTATTGCTTTTTTAGCCCTGCAGATGTAAATTGTCACAAATTATGTTTATCTAGTATGTAACTCAATTATCTTTGACTTTCTTCTCAAATTGTTAtctttataaataagaagatgtggtatgtgtgctaATGAatcaactatccatccaagtcacaataaaTAAAGAgttacaattataggtcaaaatttGTGTTCAAGATGGAGATTActgttttttttcatgatttttaatattttaatgcatatatgtattacattttaattatGTTGCAATTTTTGTTTAGATCAATGAAGCAGCAAACCTCTCTCCAGGAGAATTTACGATGGCAATTTCGGCTGTAAGAGatcaaaaaatggaaaaacggaaagaaaagaaaaattcaaaggAATACAAAGTCGACCGTATACAAAAGAAATGGAACCGCAATACAAATGAGCGTAAACATCTTGTAAGAGAAGGTAAAACCTATGGATCTCAAATGGAGTTTGATCAACAACAGGACCCTGAGCTTACCACAGAAATTCCACTTCCCTTTTATCTTGATGGCACTGaatgcaaagtttttttttatttagaaacaacAGGCTTGGGAAGGAATAGCGACATCATTCAAATAGCAGCTAAGTCATATTCAAATAGTTTTAATAGGTATGTCATTCCAAGAGTGGACATTCAAATTGAGGCCAGTAAGATAACTGGTATAACTTACAGCCATGGAACGAATAAGATGTATGTTCGAGGACAAATAGTTGAACCGGTGTCACTTCATAAAGCTCTACttgatttcatacattttttaaaggaaCAGAATCAGCCAATAATATTAGGTCATAACATTTGTAACTTTGACATTCCTGTAATTGTTAACAAATTGAAagaatataatttgttttctacATTTTGTAAAACAGTGAAAGGTTTTATTGACACAATGAAAGTGGCTAGAAAGTATATTCCCAAACATGATGTAGAAAATTTTAAGCAGCAGACTCTTGTCAAACAGTTTGTAGGGGAAAATTACCTTGCCCACAATGCAATAGAGGATGTGGATTCATTAAAACATTATATGACAGTAAACTTGCCTTACTTGTGAAATCTGATGATGTATTTGCCATTTCATACCACAATTGCATGGACTCCTACTCTGGCTTACTAAGTAGTAAAATTGTTTCAAGGCCAGTTTGCATCCAACTAGCAAAAGATGGTATATTGTTGAAACACCTCAAACTGGCATCTGTACGAGATGTAAATGGATTGAAATTTGTCTTACAGGACCATAAGATACCACCAAAGAGTGTGAAATGCATTCAGGATTT
Above is a window of Mytilus galloprovincialis chromosome 7, xbMytGall1.hap1.1, whole genome shotgun sequence DNA encoding:
- the LOC143083544 gene encoding uncharacterized protein LOC143083544, with product MIGRSNSLNDLGSTQSNESFNQLLSVKAPKSRHYGGSCSLQNRLSAAVLQKNEGYGYLSKINEAANLSPGEFTMAISAVRDQKMEKRKEKKNSKEYKVDRIQKKWNRNTNERKHLVREGKTYGSQMEFDQQQDPELTTEIPLPFYLDGTECKVFFYLETTGLGRNSDIIQIAAKSYSNSFNRYVIPRVDIQIEASKITGITYSHGTNKMYVRGQIVEPVSLHKALLDFIHFLKEQNQPIILGHNICNFDIPVIVNKLKEYNLFSTFCKTVKGFIDTMKVARKYIPKHDVENFKQQTLVKQFVGENYLAHNAIEDVDSLKHYMTVNLPYL